Proteins found in one Methanobrevibacter sp. genomic segment:
- a CDS encoding S26 family signal peptidase, with the protein MNKKICMSILISIFVIFVFITSVSANYYYEYADPWYDTEFFDMNSNYYEDSDSNQVTIEFFEKGESSYIDVYVPQNDYNLQNEIYECIVDQTYDSNANITTLKNEIREICRNYGIDNPDITIKSPYGDDSFIYLGKARGISMEPTIKDGSMFILNKTHDIHVGDIVSAKYHPKNIDILKRVSVIKGDEVYLTSDNVNGTFVKNGKEYTYEGLRTWVNMSDINGVLIDMYYDESYNNGYYGDVIEV; encoded by the coding sequence ATGAACAAAAAAATATGCATGTCCATTTTAATATCCATTTTTGTAATTTTTGTATTCATCACTTCTGTATCTGCAAACTATTACTACGAATATGCAGATCCGTGGTATGACACGGAATTTTTTGACATGAACTCCAATTATTATGAAGATTCTGATTCCAATCAGGTTACAATTGAATTTTTTGAAAAGGGCGAAAGTTCTTATATTGATGTTTATGTTCCTCAAAATGACTATAATTTGCAAAATGAGATATATGAATGCATTGTTGATCAAACTTATGATTCCAATGCAAATATTACCACTTTAAAAAATGAAATACGGGAAATCTGTCGGAACTATGGCATTGATAATCCTGACATCACAATCAAATCCCCTTATGGTGATGATTCTTTCATTTATCTTGGAAAAGCCAGGGGAATTTCAATGGAACCTACAATAAAAGATGGATCCATGTTCATATTGAATAAAACCCATGATATCCATGTTGGAGATATAGTAAGTGCCAAATATCATCCTAAAAATATTGATATTTTAAAAAGGGTTTCTGTAATCAAAGGTGATGAAGTGTATCTCACCAGCGATAATGTTAACGGAACCTTTGTAAAAAACGGAAAGGAATATACATATGAAGGCCTTCGCACATGGGTTAACATGTCAGACATTAACGGTGTGCTAATTGATATGTATTACGATGAAAGTTATAATAATGGTTATTATGGGGATGTCATAGAAGTTTAA